One stretch of Marinobacterium iners DNA includes these proteins:
- a CDS encoding DUF934 domain-containing protein: MALIIDRTPVIEDRWQWPTDDQPLPETGPVVLPLARWLEQADALATRETGVKVNGDDDLEQILALKDRVSLYAVEFPAFTDGRGFSIARLLRRAGFAGEIRAIGDVTRDRLVHMERSGFNALQIPDERYSPEVLSAFDEVSVHYQGGATLARPGFRQS, translated from the coding sequence ATGGCGCTGATCATTGACCGCACTCCCGTCATCGAAGACCGCTGGCAGTGGCCCACGGATGACCAGCCCCTGCCGGAAACCGGCCCGGTGGTACTGCCGCTGGCCCGCTGGCTGGAGCAGGCGGATGCTCTGGCCACCCGTGAAACGGGTGTGAAGGTGAACGGTGATGACGACCTGGAACAGATTCTGGCCCTGAAGGATCGGGTCAGCCTGTATGCCGTTGAATTCCCGGCCTTTACCGATGGTCGAGGCTTCAGTATCGCCCGCCTGCTGCGCCGGGCAGGCTTTGCCGGTGAGATCCGCGCCATCGGCGATGTAACCCGCGACCGGCTGGTTCATATGGAGCGCAGCGGCTTCAACGCTCTGCAGATACCGGATGAGCGCTACAGCCCCGAAGTACTGAGCGCTTTTGACGAAGTCAGCGTACATTACCAGGGTGGAGCGACACTGGCGCGCCCAGGCTTTCGCCAGAGCTGA
- a CDS encoding HEPN domain-containing protein yields MGGLKENYLHNQEERYARMADALGISWEELSELDYEIDANVSKDGLVYDYILQFSEENDPIILEKINDLDENRTAHLAPWVFERGSEDEHELEAILENIDPKASFINEIKNLEQLLAINLKQEDIKDILFRQIFISMMGALETYLSDTFINKVSGSVYFLENFVASHPEFKKQKFSLSDVFKERRGIEEKARSVMVETIYHKLPTVKKMYEDTFSISFPDISAMQKFVIQRHDLVHRNGKTTDGEKVPVSEKTITDLKNTAVDLVNRIEERMEDDDIPF; encoded by the coding sequence ATGGGTGGACTCAAAGAAAACTATCTCCACAACCAAGAAGAGCGGTACGCCAGGATGGCTGATGCTCTTGGTATTTCATGGGAAGAGCTATCAGAGCTTGATTACGAAATAGATGCCAATGTCTCAAAAGATGGGCTGGTCTATGACTATATTTTGCAGTTTAGCGAAGAAAATGACCCGATCATCCTAGAGAAGATCAATGACTTAGATGAAAACCGAACTGCGCATTTGGCACCGTGGGTCTTTGAGAGAGGGTCTGAAGACGAGCATGAGCTGGAGGCAATCTTAGAGAACATAGACCCAAAGGCAAGCTTCATAAATGAGATAAAAAATCTCGAACAGCTTTTGGCTATCAATCTAAAACAAGAAGATATAAAAGACATTCTTTTTCGACAGATCTTTATCAGTATGATGGGGGCGCTGGAAACATATCTATCTGATACTTTTATTAATAAAGTTAGTGGGTCGGTATATTTCTTAGAAAATTTTGTCGCGAGTCACCCTGAATTCAAGAAACAGAAGTTTAGCTTAAGTGATGTATTTAAGGAGAGGAGGGGTATTGAAGAGAAGGCAAGGAGCGTGATGGTAGAAACCATTTATCACAAGCTGCCTACTGTAAAGAAAATGTATGAAGATACGTTCTCCATCAGTTTTCCAGATATTTCTGCAATGCAAAAATTCGTTATTCAACGTCACGATCTAGTGCATAGGAACGGAAAGACCACAGATGGTGAAAAGGTTCCCGTTTCAGAAAAAACTATAACTGACCTGAAGAATACAGCTGTTGACTTAGTAAACAGGATTGAAGAACGTATGGAAGATGACGATATTCCATTCTGA
- the cysN gene encoding sulfate adenylyltransferase subunit CysN, which translates to MSHQSDLIATDIDAYLDQHENKELLRFLTCGSVDDGKSTLIGRLLHDSKMIYEDQLAAIQSDSKKVGTTGDEIDLALLVDGLQAEREQGITIDVAYRYFSTAKRKFIIADTPGHEQYTRNMATGASTCDLAIILIDARHGVQVQTRRHSFIVSLLGIKHTVVAINKMDLVDFSEERFEQIKQDYLNFAQGLGLKDIHFAPISALKGDNVVNPSENMPWYSGDSLMQTLENVEIAGDANFDELRFPVQYVNRPNLNFRGYCGTLSAGIVRPGDAVTVLPSGKSSKVKSIVTFDGELPEAFAPMAVTLTLEDEIDISRGDLIVHSDQVPEVTNRFAAHLVWMSEQELIPGRSYEIKLASTRTAGRVSAIRHRIDVNTLEQSPAATLGLNEIAQVEVTLERPIVADDYRRHKGTGSFIIVDRLTNATVAAGMIQAEAEDDSAIELHAESIISTQQRAERFGQKAALVQIKASDATQGATLLYTLEQQLFNRGRLPLALTFQNTEQVAALKAAGLLLLTQRDDFEADLVLEADAELPPTAQVKALLQKIQQADLI; encoded by the coding sequence ATGAGTCATCAATCTGATCTGATCGCCACTGACATCGACGCCTATCTGGACCAGCACGAGAACAAGGAGCTGCTGCGCTTTCTTACCTGCGGCAGCGTGGACGACGGCAAATCCACCCTGATCGGTCGTCTGCTGCACGACTCCAAAATGATCTATGAAGATCAGCTGGCCGCGATTCAGAGCGACAGCAAGAAAGTCGGCACCACCGGCGACGAGATCGATCTGGCGCTGCTGGTCGATGGCCTGCAGGCCGAGCGCGAACAGGGCATCACCATTGATGTAGCCTACCGCTACTTCTCCACCGCCAAGCGCAAGTTCATCATCGCCGATACCCCGGGGCACGAGCAGTACACCCGCAACATGGCCACCGGTGCGTCCACCTGCGATCTGGCGATCATCCTGATCGACGCCCGTCACGGGGTACAGGTGCAGACCCGCCGTCACAGCTTCATCGTATCCCTGCTGGGCATCAAGCACACCGTGGTGGCGATCAACAAGATGGATCTGGTGGACTTCAGCGAAGAACGCTTTGAACAGATCAAGCAGGACTACCTGAACTTTGCTCAGGGGCTGGGACTGAAGGATATCCACTTCGCACCGATTTCCGCCCTGAAGGGCGACAACGTGGTCAACCCGTCAGAGAACATGCCCTGGTACAGCGGCGATTCGCTGATGCAGACACTGGAAAACGTGGAGATCGCCGGAGACGCCAATTTTGATGAACTGCGCTTCCCGGTGCAGTACGTCAACCGCCCGAACCTGAACTTCCGCGGCTACTGCGGTACCCTGAGTGCGGGTATCGTGCGCCCGGGCGATGCGGTGACGGTATTGCCCTCCGGCAAATCCAGCAAGGTGAAATCGATCGTAACCTTCGATGGCGAGCTGCCTGAGGCGTTTGCACCCATGGCGGTGACGCTGACACTGGAAGACGAAATCGATATCTCCCGTGGCGACCTGATCGTACACAGTGATCAGGTACCGGAAGTGACTAACCGCTTCGCAGCGCATCTGGTATGGATGTCGGAACAGGAGCTGATTCCGGGGCGCAGCTATGAGATCAAGCTGGCCAGTACACGCACCGCTGGACGCGTCAGCGCGATTCGTCACCGCATCGATGTGAATACGCTGGAACAGAGCCCGGCAGCGACTCTGGGACTGAACGAGATCGCTCAGGTTGAAGTCACACTGGAGCGGCCGATCGTGGCGGATGACTACCGTCGTCACAAGGGCACCGGTTCGTTCATTATCGTCGACCGCCTGACCAACGCCACGGTGGCCGCCGGCATGATCCAGGCCGAAGCGGAAGATGACAGTGCGATTGAGCTGCACGCCGAGTCCATCATCAGCACTCAGCAGCGTGCCGAGCGCTTTGGTCAGAAAGCGGCACTGGTTCAGATCAAGGCCTCTGACGCGACTCAGGGTGCAACACTGCTGTATACACTTGAGCAACAGCTGTTCAATCGTGGCCGCCTGCCGCTGGCATTGACCTTCCAGAACACTGAGCAGGTTGCCGCACTCAAGGCTGCCGGTTTGTTGCTGCTGACTCAGCGTGATGATTTTGAGGCAGATCTGGTGCTTGAGGCCGACGCAGAACTGCCCCCAACCGCACAGGTCAAGGCACTGTTGCAGAAAATTCAGCAGGCAGATCTGATCTGA
- the cysD gene encoding sulfate adenylyltransferase subunit CysD yields MNLLPEHRLTHLKQLEAESIHIIREVAAEFDNPVMLYSVGKDSSVMLHLARKAFFPGRPPFPLLHVDTTWKFKEMIQFRDRMAQEAGMDLIVHINPEGVEMGISPFTHGSSKHTDIMKTQGLKQALNQYKFDAAFGGARRDEEKSRAKERVFSFRDKHHRWDPKNQRPELWNTFNTRVDKGESIRVFPLSNWTELDIWQYIHLEQIPIVPLYFSAVRPVVERDGMLIMVDDERLPLADGEVPMMKNIRFRTLGCYPLTGAVESDADTLPEIIQEMLLTTTSERQGRAIDHDSAGSMEQKKIEGYF; encoded by the coding sequence ATGAATCTGTTGCCGGAACACCGCCTGACCCATCTCAAACAGCTCGAAGCCGAGAGCATCCACATCATCCGTGAAGTGGCTGCCGAGTTCGACAATCCGGTCATGCTCTATTCTGTCGGCAAGGACTCTTCCGTGATGCTGCATCTGGCACGCAAGGCGTTCTTCCCGGGCAGGCCGCCCTTTCCGCTGTTGCATGTGGACACCACCTGGAAGTTCAAGGAGATGATCCAGTTCCGTGACCGCATGGCGCAGGAAGCCGGTATGGACCTGATCGTCCACATCAACCCGGAAGGGGTCGAGATGGGGATCAGCCCGTTCACCCACGGCTCGTCCAAGCATACCGACATCATGAAAACCCAGGGGTTGAAGCAGGCGCTGAACCAGTACAAGTTCGACGCCGCCTTTGGCGGTGCGCGCCGCGACGAAGAGAAATCCCGCGCCAAGGAGCGCGTATTCTCCTTCCGCGACAAGCACCACCGCTGGGACCCGAAGAACCAGCGCCCGGAGCTGTGGAACACCTTTAACACCCGCGTCGACAAGGGCGAAAGCATCCGCGTATTCCCGCTGTCGAACTGGACCGAGCTGGACATCTGGCAGTATATCCATCTGGAGCAGATCCCCATCGTTCCGCTGTATTTCTCGGCGGTGCGTCCGGTCGTCGAGCGCGATGGCATGCTGATCATGGTCGACGACGAGCGCCTGCCGCTGGCGGATGGCGAAGTGCCGATGATGAAAAATATCCGTTTCCGTACGCTGGGCTGCTACCCGCTGACCGGAGCCGTGGAATCCGATGCCGACACCCTGCCCGAGATCATTCAGGAGATGCTGCTGACCACCACGTCAGAGCGCCAGGGCCGCGCCATCGATCACGACAGCGCAGGCTCCATGGAGCAGAAGAAGATCGAAGGGTATTTCTGA
- the tnpC gene encoding IS66 family transposase, whose protein sequence is MKISNMDVDAILANVRQQLQDDKTLSPSLRAAIEMMMVLIQMMTGRLNTNSTNSSTPPSQDPNRPKKSRSKGERKPGGQPGRIGKTLQRVEEPDAIKTVKVDRRTLPKGSAFRVVGYEKRQVFDLDISRFVTEYQAEILENEQGQRVTAPFPAGVDRPVQYGPRLKAHAVYLSQYQLLPYERVREYFEDQVGIPLSAGSLFNFNQDAFDKAEGFEHWVKDRLAESVLIHADETSINIGGQRRWLHCASNDDLTWLAPHAHRGHEAMEAIGILPRFHGVLCHDHWKPYYRYQCRHALCNAHHLRELQRAWEQDKQTWAQRMQTLLCTMEDAVKSAGGSLPPEKAEGWRKAYRQCLKKAEDECPPPDENQRQGKRGRLKRSRARNLLERLRDYEADVLRFLDDPAVPFTNNQGERDIRMLKVQQKISGCFRSMDGAQIFCRVRSYLSTARKQNLSGSEALTLLFEGRLPTFMAAPSDNPKTF, encoded by the coding sequence ATGAAGATCAGCAATATGGATGTCGACGCCATCTTGGCGAACGTCAGACAACAGCTCCAGGACGACAAGACACTCTCGCCATCTCTGCGCGCAGCCATTGAGATGATGATGGTGCTGATCCAGATGATGACCGGCCGGCTCAACACGAACAGTACCAACAGCAGTACGCCGCCCTCCCAGGATCCGAACCGGCCCAAGAAGAGCCGCAGTAAAGGTGAGCGTAAACCGGGCGGACAGCCTGGCCGTATTGGCAAGACGCTGCAACGGGTCGAGGAGCCGGATGCGATCAAGACCGTGAAGGTCGACCGGCGCACCCTGCCTAAGGGCAGCGCATTCCGCGTGGTCGGCTATGAAAAGCGTCAGGTCTTCGATCTGGATATCAGCCGCTTCGTGACCGAGTACCAGGCCGAGATCCTGGAGAACGAACAGGGGCAACGCGTCACAGCGCCATTCCCGGCCGGTGTTGATCGTCCGGTGCAGTATGGTCCCCGCTTGAAAGCGCATGCGGTGTATCTGTCGCAGTACCAGCTGCTGCCCTACGAACGTGTCCGCGAATACTTTGAGGATCAGGTTGGTATCCCGCTCAGCGCAGGGTCGCTGTTCAACTTCAACCAAGACGCTTTCGACAAAGCTGAGGGCTTCGAGCACTGGGTTAAGGACCGTCTGGCCGAGTCGGTGCTGATTCACGCCGATGAAACCAGCATCAACATCGGTGGCCAACGCCGCTGGCTGCATTGCGCCTCGAATGATGACCTGACCTGGCTGGCGCCCCATGCTCACCGGGGTCACGAGGCGATGGAGGCCATCGGTATCCTGCCGCGCTTCCACGGCGTGCTTTGTCATGACCACTGGAAACCGTACTACCGCTATCAGTGCCGGCATGCGCTCTGTAATGCCCACCATCTGCGCGAGCTTCAGCGCGCCTGGGAGCAGGACAAACAGACCTGGGCGCAGCGCATGCAAACCCTGTTGTGCACCATGGAGGATGCCGTTAAGAGTGCGGGCGGCAGCCTGCCGCCTGAAAAGGCAGAAGGGTGGCGAAAGGCCTACCGGCAATGCCTCAAAAAAGCGGAAGACGAGTGTCCGCCACCGGATGAAAACCAACGGCAGGGCAAGCGTGGTCGGCTCAAACGCTCTCGGGCGCGCAACCTGCTGGAGCGGTTGCGCGACTATGAGGCAGATGTTTTGCGCTTTCTGGACGATCCGGCGGTCCCCTTTACGAACAACCAAGGCGAGCGTGATATCCGTATGCTCAAGGTGCAGCAGAAGATCTCTGGCTGCTTCCGCTCGATGGATGGGGCACAGATCTTCTGTCGTGTGCGCAGCTATCTGTCGACGGCGCGCAAGCAAAACCTGAGTGGTTCCGAGGCGTTGACACTGTTGTTCGAAGGACGTTTGCCGACCTTCATGGCAGCGCCAAGCGATAATCCGAAAACTTTTTAA
- a CDS encoding nitrite/sulfite reductase — protein sequence MYQYTEVDQKLVDERVAQYRDQTRRYLAGELPDEEFRALRLMNGLYIQRQAPMLRVAVPYGLMSSTQMRKLAHIARTYDKGYGHFTTRTNIQYNWPTLESVPDILAELAEVQMHAIQTSGNCIRNTTTDPYAGVIASELEDSRPWCEIIRQWSTLHPEFAYLPRKFKIAVTGTPEDRAASQVHDIGLHLVQNEKGETGFEVLVGGGLGRTPVVGKQIRPFLAQEDLLSYLEAILRVYNLNGRRDNKYKARIKILVNAMGIDTFREQVEAEWEQIRDSDLRLSQEEIQKVKALFAPPAYDAGAADNNLAAQLAENDEFRVWYERNTVEHKVPGYRVVVVSLKPYLKAPGDITDVQMEAVADLAERFSFGEVRATHHQNLVLADVKQGDLLQVWKILNANNLARPNIGTLTDMIVCPGFDFCGLANAHTLNIAEQINEKFEQVDYLHDVGEIRLNMSGCINACAHHHVGHIGILGVDKKGEDWYQFTLGGSSEADAALGKALGKAIPADQVADTIEKLLLTYIELRESEEESFLELVRRVGVTPFKEAVYGADH from the coding sequence ATGTACCAGTACACCGAAGTGGATCAGAAGCTGGTAGACGAACGGGTGGCGCAGTACCGCGACCAGACCCGCCGCTACCTTGCAGGCGAGCTGCCGGACGAAGAGTTCCGCGCATTACGCCTGATGAACGGCCTTTATATACAGCGTCAGGCACCGATGCTGCGCGTGGCGGTTCCCTATGGTCTGATGTCCTCGACCCAGATGCGCAAGCTGGCGCACATCGCCCGCACCTATGACAAGGGCTACGGTCACTTCACCACCCGTACCAATATTCAGTACAACTGGCCCACACTGGAGTCGGTACCGGATATTCTGGCCGAGCTGGCCGAAGTGCAGATGCACGCCATCCAGACTTCGGGCAACTGTATTCGCAACACCACCACTGACCCTTACGCGGGTGTGATCGCCAGCGAGCTGGAAGACTCGCGCCCCTGGTGCGAGATCATTCGCCAGTGGTCCACGCTGCACCCGGAATTTGCCTATCTGCCGCGCAAGTTCAAGATCGCCGTTACCGGAACCCCGGAAGACCGCGCCGCCTCGCAGGTGCACGATATCGGTCTGCATCTGGTGCAGAACGAGAAGGGAGAAACCGGCTTTGAGGTGCTGGTGGGTGGCGGTCTGGGCCGTACTCCCGTGGTCGGCAAACAGATCCGCCCCTTCCTGGCACAGGAAGACCTGCTCTCCTACCTGGAAGCGATTCTGCGGGTCTACAACCTGAACGGTCGTCGTGACAACAAGTACAAGGCGCGCATCAAGATCCTGGTGAACGCCATGGGAATCGATACCTTCCGCGAGCAGGTGGAAGCGGAGTGGGAACAGATCCGCGATTCCGACCTGCGCCTGTCACAGGAAGAGATCCAGAAGGTCAAGGCTCTCTTTGCTCCGCCGGCCTATGACGCGGGAGCCGCCGACAACAATCTTGCCGCCCAGCTGGCCGAGAACGATGAGTTCCGGGTCTGGTACGAGCGCAACACTGTTGAGCACAAGGTGCCGGGCTACCGGGTCGTTGTGGTCTCGCTCAAACCCTATCTGAAAGCACCGGGTGATATCACCGATGTGCAGATGGAGGCGGTCGCCGATCTGGCAGAACGCTTCTCCTTCGGCGAGGTCCGTGCCACCCATCATCAGAACCTGGTGCTGGCGGACGTGAAGCAGGGCGATCTGCTGCAGGTATGGAAGATCCTCAACGCCAACAACCTGGCGCGACCCAATATCGGCACGCTGACAGACATGATCGTCTGCCCCGGCTTCGACTTCTGCGGTCTGGCCAACGCTCACACCCTGAACATCGCCGAACAGATCAACGAAAAGTTCGAACAGGTGGACTACCTGCATGACGTGGGAGAGATCCGGCTGAACATGTCCGGCTGCATCAACGCCTGTGCCCACCACCACGTGGGGCATATCGGCATCCTGGGTGTCGATAAAAAGGGCGAAGACTGGTATCAGTTTACCCTGGGCGGCTCCTCCGAAGCGGATGCGGCGCTGGGCAAGGCCCTGGGCAAGGCGATTCCCGCTGACCAGGTGGCCGACACCATCGAAAAGCTTTTGCTGACCTACATCGAGCTGCGTGAATCCGAAGAGGAAAGTTTCCTCGAACTGGTACGCCGTGTGGGTGTAACCCCCTTCAAGGAGGCCGTATATGGCGCTGATCATTGA
- a CDS encoding phosphoadenosine phosphosulfate reductase family protein, producing the protein MSIDLAAANAELAGKTPQEIIAWAIAHSDKPLVTTNFRPYESVILHMAVQVKPDIEVLWVDSGYNTSATYRFAEKLIKDLNLNIHTFIPQMSAARRNVLMGGIPDVDDPQHDEFTRQVKLEPFQRALAELKPDLWLNAIRKDQTEFRQSLDIVTASKDGIIKVAPLFNWTEADMDAYLAEHNLPNEHDYFDPTKALETRECGLHTQL; encoded by the coding sequence ATGAGCATTGATCTGGCTGCTGCCAATGCCGAGCTGGCCGGCAAAACACCGCAAGAGATCATCGCCTGGGCCATCGCCCACAGCGACAAGCCGCTGGTCACCACCAACTTCCGCCCGTATGAGTCGGTGATTCTGCACATGGCCGTGCAGGTCAAGCCGGACATTGAGGTGCTGTGGGTCGATTCCGGTTACAACACCTCGGCCACCTACCGCTTCGCGGAAAAGCTGATCAAGGATCTGAACCTGAATATCCACACCTTCATTCCGCAGATGAGCGCAGCCCGTCGCAACGTGCTGATGGGCGGCATCCCCGATGTGGACGATCCTCAGCATGATGAGTTCACCCGTCAGGTGAAACTGGAACCCTTCCAGCGCGCACTGGCCGAACTCAAGCCCGATCTGTGGCTGAACGCGATCCGCAAGGACCAGACCGAATTCCGCCAGTCACTGGATATCGTGACGGCCAGCAAGGACGGCATCATCAAGGTTGCGCCGCTGTTCAACTGGACCGAAGCCGACATGGACGCCTACCTGGCCGAGCATAACCTGCCCAACGAACACGACTACTTCGACCCCACCAAAGCGCTCGAAACGCGCGAGTGCGGACTGCATACGCAGCTGTAA